One genomic window of Numida meleagris isolate 19003 breed g44 Domestic line chromosome 1, NumMel1.0, whole genome shotgun sequence includes the following:
- the PRPS2 gene encoding ribose-phosphate pyrophosphokinase 2 isoform X3: MGLKDLITSFLCILIGFRGKHSVEIGESVRGEDVYIIQSGCGEINDNLMELLIMINACKIASSSRVTAVIPCFPYARQDKKDKKGAVERWSRAPISAKLVANMLSVAGADHIITMDLHASQIQGFFDIPVDNLYAEPAVLQWIKENILEWKNCIIVSPDAGGAKRVTSIADRLNVEFALIHKERKKANEVDRMVLVGDVKDRVAILVDDMADTCGTICHAADKLVSAGATKVYAILTHGIFSGPAISRINNAAFEAVVVTNTIPQEEKMKHCPKIQFIDISMILAEAIRRTHNGESVSYLFSHVPL, encoded by the exons ATGGGTTTGAAAGACCTGATCACctcatttctgtgtattttgatTGGATTCAGAGGAAAACACAG TGTAGAGATTGGTGAAAGTGTGAGAGGAGAAGATGTGTATATTATCCAGAGTGGCTGCGGAGAAATAAATGACAACTTAATGGAACTGCTCATCATGATCAATGCTTGCAAGATTGCATCATCCTCCAGAGTCACTGCAGTAATTCCATGTTTTCCATATGCCAGGCAAGATAAGAAAGACAAG AAGGGAGCCGTGGAGCGTTGG AGTCGTGCTCCAATCTCTGCAAAACTTGTTGCCAACATGCTGTCAGTTGCGGGGGCTGACCACATCATCACCATGGACCTGCATGCTTCTCAGATCCAG GGTTTCTTTGACATTCCAGTAGATAACCTGTATGCAgaacctgcagtgctgcagtggattaaagaaaacattttggagTGGAAAAACTGTATCATAGTCTCACCTGATGCAGGTGGTGCGAAAAG AGTTACTTCAATCGCTGATAGGTTGAATGTGGAATTTGCTCTCATtcacaaggaaagaaagaaggcaaatgaAGTGGACAGAATGGTCTTGGTGGGAGATGTGAAAGACAGAGTAGCCATTCTTGTCGATGATATGGCTGATACATGTGGCACAATATGTCATGCAGCAGACAA GTTAGTATCTGCTGGAGCCACCAAAGTTTATGCTATTCTTACTCATGGCATCTTTTCTGGTCCTGCTATTTCTCGGATTAATAATGCAGCATTTGAGGCTGTTGTGGTAACTAATACAATCCcccaggaagagaaaatgaaacactgccCCAAAATTCAG tttattgACATTTCCATGATCCTGGCTGAGGCCATTCGAAGAACGCACAACGGTGAATCTGTATCTTACCTGTTCAGTCATGTCCCCTTGTAA
- the PRPS2 gene encoding ribose-phosphate pyrophosphokinase 2 isoform X1, with amino-acid sequence MPNIVLFSGSSHHDLSQRVADRLGLELGKVVTKKFSNQETSVEIGESVRGEDVYIIQSGCGEINDNLMELLIMINACKIASSSRVTAVIPCFPYARQDKKDKKGAVERWSRAPISAKLVANMLSVAGADHIITMDLHASQIQGFFDIPVDNLYAEPAVLQWIKENILEWKNCIIVSPDAGGAKRVTSIADRLNVEFALIHKERKKANEVDRMVLVGDVKDRVAILVDDMADTCGTICHAADKLVSAGATKVYAILTHGIFSGPAISRINNAAFEAVVVTNTIPQEEKMKHCPKIQFIDISMILAEAIRRTHNGESVSYLFSHVPL; translated from the exons ATGCCGAACATCGTGCTGTTCAGCGGCAGCTCCCACCACGACCTGTCCCAGCGGGTGGCCGACCgcctggggctggagctgggcaaGGTGGTCACCAAGAAGTTCAGCAACCAAGAGACCAG TGTAGAGATTGGTGAAAGTGTGAGAGGAGAAGATGTGTATATTATCCAGAGTGGCTGCGGAGAAATAAATGACAACTTAATGGAACTGCTCATCATGATCAATGCTTGCAAGATTGCATCATCCTCCAGAGTCACTGCAGTAATTCCATGTTTTCCATATGCCAGGCAAGATAAGAAAGACAAG AAGGGAGCCGTGGAGCGTTGG AGTCGTGCTCCAATCTCTGCAAAACTTGTTGCCAACATGCTGTCAGTTGCGGGGGCTGACCACATCATCACCATGGACCTGCATGCTTCTCAGATCCAG GGTTTCTTTGACATTCCAGTAGATAACCTGTATGCAgaacctgcagtgctgcagtggattaaagaaaacattttggagTGGAAAAACTGTATCATAGTCTCACCTGATGCAGGTGGTGCGAAAAG AGTTACTTCAATCGCTGATAGGTTGAATGTGGAATTTGCTCTCATtcacaaggaaagaaagaaggcaaatgaAGTGGACAGAATGGTCTTGGTGGGAGATGTGAAAGACAGAGTAGCCATTCTTGTCGATGATATGGCTGATACATGTGGCACAATATGTCATGCAGCAGACAA GTTAGTATCTGCTGGAGCCACCAAAGTTTATGCTATTCTTACTCATGGCATCTTTTCTGGTCCTGCTATTTCTCGGATTAATAATGCAGCATTTGAGGCTGTTGTGGTAACTAATACAATCCcccaggaagagaaaatgaaacactgccCCAAAATTCAG tttattgACATTTCCATGATCCTGGCTGAGGCCATTCGAAGAACGCACAACGGTGAATCTGTATCTTACCTGTTCAGTCATGTCCCCTTGTAA
- the PRPS2 gene encoding ribose-phosphate pyrophosphokinase 2 isoform X2: protein MPNIVLFSGSSHHDLSQRVADRLGLELGKVVTKKFSNQETSVEIGESVRGEDVYIIQSGCGEINDNLMELLIMINACKIASSSRVTAVIPCFPYARQDKKDKSRAPISAKLVANMLSVAGADHIITMDLHASQIQGFFDIPVDNLYAEPAVLQWIKENILEWKNCIIVSPDAGGAKRVTSIADRLNVEFALIHKERKKANEVDRMVLVGDVKDRVAILVDDMADTCGTICHAADKLVSAGATKVYAILTHGIFSGPAISRINNAAFEAVVVTNTIPQEEKMKHCPKIQFIDISMILAEAIRRTHNGESVSYLFSHVPL from the exons ATGCCGAACATCGTGCTGTTCAGCGGCAGCTCCCACCACGACCTGTCCCAGCGGGTGGCCGACCgcctggggctggagctgggcaaGGTGGTCACCAAGAAGTTCAGCAACCAAGAGACCAG TGTAGAGATTGGTGAAAGTGTGAGAGGAGAAGATGTGTATATTATCCAGAGTGGCTGCGGAGAAATAAATGACAACTTAATGGAACTGCTCATCATGATCAATGCTTGCAAGATTGCATCATCCTCCAGAGTCACTGCAGTAATTCCATGTTTTCCATATGCCAGGCAAGATAAGAAAGACAAG AGTCGTGCTCCAATCTCTGCAAAACTTGTTGCCAACATGCTGTCAGTTGCGGGGGCTGACCACATCATCACCATGGACCTGCATGCTTCTCAGATCCAG GGTTTCTTTGACATTCCAGTAGATAACCTGTATGCAgaacctgcagtgctgcagtggattaaagaaaacattttggagTGGAAAAACTGTATCATAGTCTCACCTGATGCAGGTGGTGCGAAAAG AGTTACTTCAATCGCTGATAGGTTGAATGTGGAATTTGCTCTCATtcacaaggaaagaaagaaggcaaatgaAGTGGACAGAATGGTCTTGGTGGGAGATGTGAAAGACAGAGTAGCCATTCTTGTCGATGATATGGCTGATACATGTGGCACAATATGTCATGCAGCAGACAA GTTAGTATCTGCTGGAGCCACCAAAGTTTATGCTATTCTTACTCATGGCATCTTTTCTGGTCCTGCTATTTCTCGGATTAATAATGCAGCATTTGAGGCTGTTGTGGTAACTAATACAATCCcccaggaagagaaaatgaaacactgccCCAAAATTCAG tttattgACATTTCCATGATCCTGGCTGAGGCCATTCGAAGAACGCACAACGGTGAATCTGTATCTTACCTGTTCAGTCATGTCCCCTTGTAA